In the genome of Oncorhynchus gorbuscha isolate QuinsamMale2020 ecotype Even-year linkage group LG05, OgorEven_v1.0, whole genome shotgun sequence, the window TCACCTTCCCTAACCAGGGCAGGATACAACCAGAGTGAAAGAGGTGTTTGCAGGGcatctccctcactgtctcctgCTCCTCAAACTCCAGCAGACACACAGGACACTTCAGCCCTTTGTCTAGAtgagggggggagagagcgagttCAATCCCACAGTCTGAAACATCCAGACAATTGACTACACTTGCAGACTACAGAGGAAGTCGTGCTTGCAATTATAATGATTTAAAATGAAATTTGGTACCACGTGAGACAGCATAGCATTTTGATAGTAGCATATAATTCCCAAATGTTTTTCACAGGTAATTAGCTAGAGGGTAGCTTATTCGTGCAGCAGGACTCACCTGCTTGCTCTGGGGATATGACAACCACAGGTAAGGTTTGGACAGCTGTTTTAGCAGCTGGGGGAGGAAGACGCTGGTCCCAGTCCGACAGGTCAAACACTCCCGAGTCAATGTCGAGGCCCTGCATCAAAGACCTACACAGAGGTCAACAGGCAATGTAACAgtaggtggtggtaatgcacaATAACGTTGGATGCCAAACACCGATAAAACCCACCGAAGAAAAAGAACAGGCAATATCAGCAcagatatttcactggatgtataaatgtgaagcatccgcttggcATTTCCCCTCATTACCAAATATTGTATTGAGAAGAAGCCCAATGCCCGGCAGAAGATGGAACAAGATAGATTTTAGCCGACATTCTGCAAATTTTTCTCAATGAAAAAAATCTCTCAAAGTTCTGTTCCCTAAACTaaaatctgttatgaacagagtggattaagttttgtagactttaccctttgcaaAAGTTCGTGATTGGCTCTGCCTCTATTGCTTGTTCTGTACACTATGACTaatttgttcccattggaaacggcaggctgtggtctatcttcaATGTAAGTCTCTCAGTGGCAGACAGTTAATGTAGGATATTATAAAATACAGAATGGATTGTGTTGCATCACTTGGGttgttagctagttagttagATCTTACCTGGCCAGTTCTAGTAGTGCATTCTGACGGTACTGTTCTTCGGGATTCGTTGGTTCACAATCATGCTCATCAAAATAAGAAGCCATCTTCAGAATACCAATCTGTGGAGCGTCAATCAAACTATTTTCCTTAGCCACATTAGCTAACCATGAAGCTCATTTAATGACTCTATTTGAATTTACTAAAAAGAGATTGAGCAAAATGACACTCAAAGCCCAAGCTACCTTCCGACCTCGAGTTGATTCGATAACGTTAGCAAGCGAGCTACACAGTTAGCTAATTCATTTAGCTAACGCCTATACTGCTCAACCACTCTCTCATTGAGCTGTTTTAGCCAACTTGTCGAATACACAGAAATGTCCGTGAATACACGGTGCTATACTGCGACATCAAATTAAAGTCACACAAAAGTTGACTTACATTACCTGTGTTTTGTCATAACCTGAAATGTGCAgcaactagccagctagctacaccACACTGTCTACCGGGTATGACAATGCCCCATCACGTGACTTTTATCCGTCCTATCACACAttatgtgtgggtgggtggggttcAGGATCTCTTTCTCTcgattcaattcaaagggctttattggcatgggagacATGTTTACATCGTCAAAGCAAgtcaaatatataataaataaaagtgaaataaaacaatacaaaatgaacagtaaacattacacacacaaaagttccaaaggaatagagacatatCAAATGGcatattatggctatgtacatTGTAACGACGTGCAAATAGTTACAGTAAAAAAGTGAAAATACATAAACattaatatgggttgtatttacaatggtgtttgtgctTCACCCTcttcccttttcttgtggcaacaagtcacaaaccgtgttgctgtgatgtcacactgtggtatttaacacaatagatatgggagtttatcaaaattggattgttttctaattctttgtgagtctgtgtaatctgagggaaatatgtgttttTAAAATGGTAATATATTTGGCACAAGGTTAGGAAGTGccgctcagtttccacctaattttgttgCACATAGCTTGTCTTCTCCTGAGAGCCAGGTCTTCCTACGGCGGCCTCCCTCAGTAGCAAGGCCATGCTCActgaatctgtacatagtcaaagcttttcttaattttgggtcaggtattctgccactgtgtactttctgtttagggccaaatagcattctagtttgatcTTTTCTTTTGTTAATTgtttcaagtaattatctttatgTTTTCTCGTGATTTTGTTGGGTCtagttgtgttgctgtcctgggatTATGTGGgggctgtttgtgtttgtgaacagagccctagaaccagattgcataggggactattctctaggttcatctctcatTTGGCGATGgctttgataattagcgggtatcggcctaattctgcatgcattatttggtgttttacgttctTTAtggaggatgtttttgcagaattctgcatg includes:
- the rnf181 gene encoding E3 ubiquitin-protein ligase RNF181, giving the protein MASYFDEHDCEPTNPEEQYRQNALLELARSLMQGLDIDSGVFDLSDWDQRLPPPAAKTAVQTLPVVVISPEQADKGLKCPVCLLEFEEQETVREMPCKHLFHSGCILPWLGKTNSCPLCRLELPTDNPEYEEFKKDKDRRKQRENRLEDLHGAMYT